In the genome of Gadus morhua chromosome 12, gadMor3.0, whole genome shotgun sequence, one region contains:
- the tmem165 gene encoding putative divalent cation/proton antiporter TMEM165 isoform X1 gives MPRTVGGRDGSADVILVQRLAAVVLLLSLGVHGIAEEPQPVQHSQQEKALSPHPIVPVRGDDPTKGNLGFIHAFVASFSVIIVSELGDKTFFIAAIMAMRYNRLTVLVGAMLALGVMTCLSVLFGYATTVIPRIYTYYVSTALFAIFGIRMLREGLKMSPDEGQEELEEVQAEIKKKDEELQRAKLANGVADVEAGSGNAQPQRKWQSFISPIFLQALTLTFVAEWGDRSQLTTIILAAREDPFGVAVGGTIGHCLCTGLAVIGGRMIAQKISVRTVTIIGGIVFLAFAFSALFIKPDAV, from the exons ATGCCTCGGACGGTCGGCGGAAGAGACGGCTCGGCTGATGTGATCCTCGTGCAGCGGCTCGCTGCTGTCGTGTTGTTGCTGTCGCTCGGGGTCCACGGCATCGCAGAGGAACCGCAACCAGTCCAACACTCTCAGCAAGAG AAGGCACTAAGTCCCCATCCTATAGTTCCAGTAAGGGGAGATGATCCTACCAAGGGCAACCTGGGATTCATTCATGCCTTTGTGGCATCCTTCTCTGTCATCATCGTGTCTGAACTGGGCGACAAGACATTTTTCATCGCAGCTATCATGGCCATGCGTTATAACCGGCTGACTGTGCTAGTGGGGGCCATGCTGGCATTGGGCGTCATGACCTGCCTCTCAG TGCTGTTTGGCTACGCTACCACCGTCATCCCAAGGATCTACACATACTACGTGTCCACAGCTCTGTTTGCCATATTTGGCATACGGATGCTCCGAGAGGGGCTGAAGATGAGTCCGGATGAAGGCCAGGAGGAGCTGGAAGAGGTGCAGGCAGAGATCAAGAAGAAAGATGAAGAG CTCCAGCGGGCCAAGCTAGCCAACGGTGTAGCGGACGTCGAGGCCGGCTCCGGAAATGCCCAGCCCCAGAGGAAGTGGCAAAGCTTCATTTCGCCCATCTTCCTGCAGGCACTCACCCTTACCTTCGTGGCCGAGTGGGGTGACAGGTCCCAGCTGACCACCATCATCCTGGCTGCCCGGGAG GATCCATTTGGAGTAGCAGTAGGTGGGACAATTGGACACTGCCTCTGCACAGGATTAGCTGTCATCGGAGGAAGAATGATTGCCCAGAAGATTTCTGTCAGAACAG TAACCATCATTGGAGGAATAGTTTTCCTGGCCTTTGCTTTCTCCGCCCTTTTCATCAAACCAGATGCTGTTTGA
- the tmem165 gene encoding putative divalent cation/proton antiporter TMEM165 isoform X3, protein MAVGEVGGLTLEQEQWMKVAHNQLIIIAVEPKKKKEKNKALSPHPIVPVRGDDPTKGNLGFIHAFVASFSVIIVSELGDKTFFIAAIMAMRYNRLTVLVGAMLALGVMTCLSVLFGYATTVIPRIYTYYVSTALFAIFGIRMLREGLKMSPDEGQEELEEVQAEIKKKDEELQRAKLANGVADVEAGSGNAQPQRKWQSFISPIFLQALTLTFVAEWGDRSQLTTIILAAREDPFGVAVGGTIGHCLCTGLAVIGGRMIAQKISVRTVTIIGGIVFLAFAFSALFIKPDAV, encoded by the exons ATGGccgtgggggaggtgggggggctgacgCTGGAGCAGGAGCAGTGGATGAAGGTGGCTCATAATCAGCTCATCATCATCGCTGTGGAacccaagaagaagaaagaaaagaac AAGGCACTAAGTCCCCATCCTATAGTTCCAGTAAGGGGAGATGATCCTACCAAGGGCAACCTGGGATTCATTCATGCCTTTGTGGCATCCTTCTCTGTCATCATCGTGTCTGAACTGGGCGACAAGACATTTTTCATCGCAGCTATCATGGCCATGCGTTATAACCGGCTGACTGTGCTAGTGGGGGCCATGCTGGCATTGGGCGTCATGACCTGCCTCTCAG TGCTGTTTGGCTACGCTACCACCGTCATCCCAAGGATCTACACATACTACGTGTCCACAGCTCTGTTTGCCATATTTGGCATACGGATGCTCCGAGAGGGGCTGAAGATGAGTCCGGATGAAGGCCAGGAGGAGCTGGAAGAGGTGCAGGCAGAGATCAAGAAGAAAGATGAAGAG CTCCAGCGGGCCAAGCTAGCCAACGGTGTAGCGGACGTCGAGGCCGGCTCCGGAAATGCCCAGCCCCAGAGGAAGTGGCAAAGCTTCATTTCGCCCATCTTCCTGCAGGCACTCACCCTTACCTTCGTGGCCGAGTGGGGTGACAGGTCCCAGCTGACCACCATCATCCTGGCTGCCCGGGAG GATCCATTTGGAGTAGCAGTAGGTGGGACAATTGGACACTGCCTCTGCACAGGATTAGCTGTCATCGGAGGAAGAATGATTGCCCAGAAGATTTCTGTCAGAACAG TAACCATCATTGGAGGAATAGTTTTCCTGGCCTTTGCTTTCTCCGCCCTTTTCATCAAACCAGATGCTGTTTGA
- the srd5a3 gene encoding polyprenal reductase: MCVIVLLWLCLALGFLLALLIHKFSPRFQTKHEQNPLFLIFQDLIRYGKTKQCNRDYWLHKLDVPKRWFWHFYAVSVVWNGLLLVLSLHLKLQNQSYPQWLTYFLSFLCGMQWNESQVPQLSTLLVQLFLWSHSLRRLLECLFVSVYSEGVIHMAQYMFGIGYYIILGLTVICSNNFLDAKGFGSLFHQLDLGHLSGTALFISASLLQHSSLVTLAMLRTGNSGTVKTFVHGVPHGGWFELVSCPHYFAELLIYISLGLVFGGLSLTWWTVVSYVLFNQALAAQLCQEFYMTKFEGYPRHRYAFIPFVL; encoded by the exons atgtgtgtgattgtgttgttATGGTTATGCCTAGCATTAGGGTTTCTTTTAGCTTTGTTGATTCACAAGTTCTCGCCTCGTTTCCAGACGAAACATGAGCAAAATCCGCTGTTTCTGATTTTCCAGGATCTCATCCGTTACGGCAAAACAAAGCAATGTAATCGGGACTATTGGCTACATAAACTTGATGTTCCAAAAAG ATGGTTCTGGCACTTCTATGCGGTATCCGTTGTTTGGAACGGCCTCCTTCTAGTCCTGTCCCTTCATCTGAAGCTTCAGAACCAATCATACCCGCAGTGGTTGACGTATTTTTTGAGCTTTTTGTGTGGAATGCAATGGAATGAGAGTCAAG TTCCACAATTATCTACTTTGCTGGTGCAACTGTTTCTCTGGAGCCATTCACTCAGAAGACTGCTAGAGTGCCTATTTGTTAGTGTTTACTCGGAGGGGGTCATACATATGGCACAATATATGTTTGGCATTGGATATTACATCATACTTGGATTGACAGTCATTTGTTCCAATAATTTCCTTGATGCAAAAG GTTTTGGCTCTCTCTTCCACCAGCTGGATTTGGGCCATTTGTCAGGAACAGCTCTCTTCATTAGTGCATCACTGCTCCAACACAGCTCGTTGGTCACGTTGGCCATGCTCCGTACTGGGAATTCAG gAACAGTGAAGACCTTTGTCCATGGCGTTCCCCATGGAGGCTGGTTCGAGCTGGTGTCCTGTCCGCATTACTTTGCAGAGCTGCTTATCTACATTTCACTTGGCTTGGTGTTCGGAGGCCTGTCTCTAACCTGGTGGACTGTTGTCTCCTATGTCCTGTTCAACCAGGCTCTGGCTGCTCAGCTCTGCCAGGAGTTTTACATGACGAAATTTGAAGGCTACCCAAGGCATCGCTATGCATTCATACCGTTTGTCTTATGA
- the tmem165 gene encoding putative divalent cation/proton antiporter TMEM165 isoform X2 — protein sequence MAVGEVGGLTLEQEQWMKVAHNQLIIIAVEPKKKKEKNVTSNRQKALSPHPIVPVRGDDPTKGNLGFIHAFVASFSVIIVSELGDKTFFIAAIMAMRYNRLTVLVGAMLALGVMTCLSVLFGYATTVIPRIYTYYVSTALFAIFGIRMLREGLKMSPDEGQEELEEVQAEIKKKDEELQRAKLANGVADVEAGSGNAQPQRKWQSFISPIFLQALTLTFVAEWGDRSQLTTIILAAREDPFGVAVGGTIGHCLCTGLAVIGGRMIAQKISVRTVTIIGGIVFLAFAFSALFIKPDAV from the exons ATGGccgtgggggaggtgggggggctgacgCTGGAGCAGGAGCAGTGGATGAAGGTGGCTCATAATCAGCTCATCATCATCGCTGTGGAacccaagaagaagaaagaaaagaacgTAACTTCAAACAGACAA AAGGCACTAAGTCCCCATCCTATAGTTCCAGTAAGGGGAGATGATCCTACCAAGGGCAACCTGGGATTCATTCATGCCTTTGTGGCATCCTTCTCTGTCATCATCGTGTCTGAACTGGGCGACAAGACATTTTTCATCGCAGCTATCATGGCCATGCGTTATAACCGGCTGACTGTGCTAGTGGGGGCCATGCTGGCATTGGGCGTCATGACCTGCCTCTCAG TGCTGTTTGGCTACGCTACCACCGTCATCCCAAGGATCTACACATACTACGTGTCCACAGCTCTGTTTGCCATATTTGGCATACGGATGCTCCGAGAGGGGCTGAAGATGAGTCCGGATGAAGGCCAGGAGGAGCTGGAAGAGGTGCAGGCAGAGATCAAGAAGAAAGATGAAGAG CTCCAGCGGGCCAAGCTAGCCAACGGTGTAGCGGACGTCGAGGCCGGCTCCGGAAATGCCCAGCCCCAGAGGAAGTGGCAAAGCTTCATTTCGCCCATCTTCCTGCAGGCACTCACCCTTACCTTCGTGGCCGAGTGGGGTGACAGGTCCCAGCTGACCACCATCATCCTGGCTGCCCGGGAG GATCCATTTGGAGTAGCAGTAGGTGGGACAATTGGACACTGCCTCTGCACAGGATTAGCTGTCATCGGAGGAAGAATGATTGCCCAGAAGATTTCTGTCAGAACAG TAACCATCATTGGAGGAATAGTTTTCCTGGCCTTTGCTTTCTCCGCCCTTTTCATCAAACCAGATGCTGTTTGA